From one Gemmatimonadaceae bacterium genomic stretch:
- a CDS encoding DUF4105 domain-containing protein: MRWSWRRALVAVTVTMVGAGDAIAQASPIGTNSSDMPSLPGASAVVDSLRAIRGASLTVSLYTYGPSDVFFERFGHAALGVRDSLTGDDVAYNWGIFDFDQPNFLGRFLTGDTKYSMAGYPTQLFNDVYKADNRTIRQQVLALSPVERAALFEFLQWNSREANKYYRYDYYRENCATKLRDALDRVLGGRLHPALNGPGTGRTWRGETARLLGSMLPMYAGIEVALGRRADQTLSQWDEEFLPEHMATHYAALVLSDASGKRIRLVQRDTTLFTADRVPLPDEAPDRLAMSLLLGLSLAGLVAVMADARARAIRVLLGMAVSIWYVVGGLLGTGLLLAATVTRHAPYMGANTTLLSLHPLLLVAAVMVPLSIARGVPTRAARGVSVVIALLALCGAALQAMPAFAQVSGVVLAVVVPVHVAIALAMWRLGHDRSRLARP, from the coding sequence ATGCGGTGGTCCTGGCGGCGCGCGCTGGTTGCCGTGACGGTGACGATGGTGGGCGCCGGCGACGCCATCGCGCAGGCGTCACCCATCGGAACGAACTCGTCGGACATGCCATCGCTGCCCGGTGCGTCGGCCGTGGTGGACAGCCTGCGCGCCATTCGCGGTGCGTCGCTGACCGTGTCGCTGTACACGTACGGCCCCTCGGATGTGTTCTTCGAGCGGTTCGGACATGCGGCGCTGGGGGTGCGGGACAGCCTCACCGGTGACGACGTGGCGTACAACTGGGGCATCTTCGACTTCGACCAGCCGAACTTCCTGGGGCGATTCCTGACTGGCGACACGAAGTATTCCATGGCGGGGTATCCCACCCAGCTGTTCAACGACGTGTATAAAGCGGACAATCGCACCATTCGACAACAGGTGCTGGCGCTGTCGCCGGTTGAACGCGCGGCACTGTTCGAGTTCCTGCAATGGAATTCGCGTGAAGCGAACAAGTACTATCGCTACGACTACTATCGTGAGAATTGTGCGACCAAGCTGCGTGACGCGCTGGATCGCGTGCTGGGCGGGCGCCTGCATCCGGCGTTGAATGGACCAGGTACCGGACGCACCTGGCGCGGTGAGACCGCCCGACTGTTGGGATCGATGCTGCCGATGTATGCCGGGATCGAGGTGGCACTTGGTCGCCGTGCGGACCAGACGTTGTCCCAGTGGGATGAGGAATTTCTGCCCGAACATATGGCGACGCACTACGCCGCGTTGGTGTTGAGCGATGCCAGCGGGAAACGCATTCGGCTGGTACAGCGTGATACCACACTCTTCACGGCTGATCGCGTGCCGTTGCCGGACGAGGCCCCCGATCGACTGGCGATGTCATTGCTCCTTGGCCTCTCGCTGGCCGGACTGGTGGCGGTGATGGCCGACGCGCGCGCACGCGCGATTCGTGTGCTGCTGGGCATGGCCGTTTCCATCTGGTATGTCGTGGGCGGACTGCTGGGCACCGGTTTGCTGCTGGCGGCCACAGTTACCAGGCACGCGCCGTACATGGGCGCGAACACCACGTTGCTGTCGCTGCACCCGTTGTTGCTGGTTGCAGCGGTCATGGTCCCGCTCTCCATCGCCCGCGGTGTGCCCACCCGCGCGGCCCGCGGCGTGAGCGTGGTGATCGCCCTCCTCGCCCTGTGTGGTGCGGCGCTGCAGGCGATGCCGGCGTTCGCGCAAGTCAGTGGCGTGGTGCTCGCGGTGGTGGTGCCGGTGCATGTGGCGATTGCGCTGGCGATGTGGCGCCTCGGTCACGATCGATCGCGGCTGGCCCGCCCGTGA
- a CDS encoding Gfo/Idh/MocA family oxidoreductase has translation MKDGVRIAVVGTGAIAQLTHIPVLSKLRGASLVALCDNDGAKARALADRFGVPDVFTDFEELLDSDELDAVVITTPNHLHEPHVLSALRAKLHVLCERPLSLTSRGVERCIAAANKVDRRLVVGTNLRFRADVQAMDQFLRNGELGQVTSIRTGALMVQRGAEGWRHRRAEAGGGAFLEQGFPLLDLALWLADFKAPVRVSAVMRRGRAASAVEDAMQVFLECEGGLVMAFDISWSYVGDEERWWFEVHASRGSARLAPLRVTKELNGRGVDVSPSGAAARESPFLQSYRAEIAHFLAVIRDEAPYEPPNDQVLVHRVLEAIYRAADDGKEFRF, from the coding sequence ATGAAGGACGGCGTGCGGATCGCCGTGGTTGGCACGGGTGCGATTGCCCAGTTGACGCACATTCCCGTGTTGTCCAAGCTGCGTGGGGCGTCACTGGTGGCCCTGTGCGACAACGATGGGGCCAAGGCCCGTGCATTGGCCGACCGTTTCGGTGTGCCGGATGTCTTCACCGACTTCGAGGAACTGCTGGACTCGGACGAGTTGGACGCGGTGGTGATCACCACGCCCAATCACCTGCACGAGCCGCATGTGCTGAGCGCGCTGCGGGCCAAGCTGCACGTGCTGTGTGAACGCCCGCTGTCACTCACGTCACGCGGTGTGGAACGGTGCATTGCGGCGGCCAACAAGGTGGATCGCCGACTGGTGGTGGGGACCAACCTGCGTTTCCGCGCCGACGTGCAGGCGATGGATCAGTTCCTCCGCAACGGCGAACTGGGTCAGGTCACGTCCATCCGGACGGGCGCACTGATGGTCCAGCGCGGCGCCGAAGGTTGGCGGCATCGGCGCGCCGAGGCGGGTGGCGGTGCCTTCCTCGAGCAGGGCTTCCCGCTGCTCGACCTCGCGCTGTGGCTGGCCGACTTCAAGGCGCCCGTGCGGGTTTCGGCCGTCATGCGCCGAGGCCGCGCCGCGTCGGCGGTGGAAGACGCCATGCAGGTCTTCCTGGAGTGCGAGGGCGGGTTGGTCATGGCCTTCGACATCTCCTGGTCGTATGTCGGTGACGAAGAGCGCTGGTGGTTTGAAGTGCATGCCTCACGCGGCTCGGCCCGATTGGCACCGTTGCGCGTGACCAAGGAACTCAACGGGCGGGGCGTCGACGTGTCTCCGTCGGGAGCGGCGGCACGCGAGAGTCCGTTCCTGCAGAGCTACCGCGCCGAGATTGCGCACTTCCTGGCGGTCATTCGCGACGAGGCGCCGTACGAGCCGCCCAATGATCAGGTGCTCGTGCATCGCGTGCTCGAGGCGATCTATCGCGCGGCCGACGACGGAAAAGAGTTTCGCTTCTGA
- a CDS encoding SpoIID/LytB domain-containing protein encodes MIGAFAASACAPRGTERRPAAPVVSSEELHGRLDLTDRQARIALSGGVVRALVSATTPWRIDEQGGRQSLVRGAGGEGWRVEQRSGLLRVAGEGDDATPWRTGPFVARPTASGFLTYNGKRYRGELWFSATDSGVQVVNRLPVEDYLRGVVPLELGTRQPADRPALEAQVIAARSYAYVRVPAEGAPQPASGWHMVATVNNQVYGGVEVEHPLVNQAIDATAGLVLRYAGRTVDAPYYSACGGRTATPRDAWRDAREEPYLQSVDDIDLSTGRPYCDINPRNHWVEELGEQQLSEAVRRAIELQGSQQPQATGVRELQVAERSASGRVAVLQFRTDRGDITVRARDVRAVLRDARGANLSSTYFSVEREARNGGRLTGVTLRGNGNGHGVGLCQWGAIGRARAGQSARMILQHYYPGTVVGFAD; translated from the coding sequence ATGATTGGGGCGTTCGCAGCGAGCGCCTGCGCACCGCGTGGAACCGAGAGGCGTCCGGCGGCGCCCGTTGTCTCCAGCGAGGAACTGCACGGTCGTCTGGATCTGACAGACCGTCAGGCCAGAATCGCGTTGTCCGGCGGCGTCGTCCGTGCCCTGGTGTCGGCCACCACGCCTTGGCGCATCGACGAGCAGGGCGGCCGACAGTCGCTGGTGCGGGGCGCGGGAGGTGAAGGCTGGCGCGTGGAACAGCGCAGCGGACTCCTGCGCGTGGCGGGCGAAGGCGACGATGCCACGCCATGGCGCACGGGTCCATTCGTAGCCCGCCCAACTGCCTCCGGTTTCCTGACGTACAACGGCAAGCGCTATCGCGGAGAACTGTGGTTTTCGGCGACGGACTCGGGCGTGCAGGTGGTCAATCGTCTGCCGGTGGAAGACTACCTGCGGGGAGTGGTGCCGTTGGAACTGGGCACGCGCCAACCCGCCGACCGTCCCGCCCTGGAAGCACAGGTGATTGCCGCGCGCAGCTATGCATACGTGCGCGTACCGGCAGAGGGCGCGCCGCAACCGGCCAGTGGGTGGCACATGGTGGCGACGGTCAACAATCAGGTGTATGGCGGCGTCGAGGTGGAGCATCCGCTGGTGAATCAGGCGATTGACGCCACCGCTGGCCTGGTGTTGCGCTATGCCGGTCGTACGGTGGACGCCCCGTACTACTCGGCGTGCGGTGGACGCACCGCGACACCGCGCGATGCGTGGCGTGACGCCCGGGAAGAACCGTACCTGCAGTCGGTGGATGACATCGACCTCTCGACCGGGCGTCCGTACTGTGACATCAATCCGCGCAATCACTGGGTTGAGGAATTGGGCGAACAGCAGCTCAGCGAGGCGGTGCGCCGCGCCATCGAACTGCAGGGCAGTCAGCAGCCACAGGCGACCGGGGTCCGTGAACTGCAGGTCGCCGAGCGGAGTGCGTCGGGGCGGGTGGCGGTGTTGCAGTTTCGGACCGATCGCGGGGATATCACCGTTCGCGCGCGCGATGTGCGAGCGGTTTTGCGTGATGCGCGTGGCGCGAACCTGTCCAGCACGTATTTTTCTGTGGAGCGCGAGGCGCGAAACGGTGGACGCCTGACCGGCGTGACGTTACGCGGCAACGGCAATGGGCATGGGGTGGGACTGTGTCAGTGGGGTGCGATCGGGCGCGCGCGGGCGGGCCAGAGTGCGCGGATGATCCTGCAGCACTACTACCCCGGCACCGTGGTGGGCTTCGCTGATTGA
- the rimO gene encoding 30S ribosomal protein S12 methylthiotransferase RimO, with product MLKFGLVTLGCDKNTVDSERYLADLVAHGGEQVTDLRDAEVVVVNTCGFIDAAKQESIDAILDATRLKEDGACRAVFAIGCMIERHKDELIEALPEVDVFLGTSETDRLLPELIERGLIGGELLEHPGVRVFGGDAAHVRYLKVSEGCDHGCAFCAIPLMRGKHRSFALDELVREAQLLEVQGAREINLVAQDLAHYGRDRRDGFALPELLEALVRETSIPWIRNLYLYSAGITPRLLEVIAANPRIVRYLDTPMQHGADAVLARMRRPERQKSIRERLTRYRDIVPDLTVRTTVIVGFPGETEDDFQVLCDFLEEMQFDRVGCFTYSPQEGTRAYDLDDDVPDSIKRERKERIEELQRAITGERYERFLGRDTRVLIDRAGDVPGQLIARAPWQADDIDGVVYLSGNAPPGAMVDVRIDSVVDDYDFRATWHALVDAPAAPVHRPSRQLPMAGALSSTVGSYGR from the coding sequence ATGCTCAAGTTCGGATTGGTCACCCTCGGGTGCGACAAAAACACGGTGGATTCCGAGCGGTATCTGGCCGACCTCGTGGCCCACGGGGGCGAGCAGGTGACCGATCTGCGCGACGCCGAGGTGGTGGTGGTGAACACGTGCGGGTTCATCGATGCGGCCAAGCAGGAGTCGATTGATGCCATTCTTGACGCGACCCGCCTGAAAGAGGATGGTGCGTGCCGCGCGGTCTTCGCGATCGGCTGCATGATCGAACGGCACAAGGACGAACTGATCGAGGCGCTGCCCGAGGTCGATGTGTTCCTTGGCACGTCGGAAACCGATCGACTGTTGCCCGAACTCATCGAACGCGGCCTGATTGGCGGCGAGCTGTTGGAGCATCCGGGCGTGCGCGTGTTTGGCGGCGACGCCGCGCATGTGCGCTATCTCAAGGTGAGCGAAGGCTGCGATCATGGTTGCGCGTTTTGCGCCATTCCGCTGATGCGCGGGAAGCATCGCTCGTTTGCCCTGGATGAGTTGGTGCGCGAAGCGCAGTTGCTGGAGGTGCAGGGCGCACGGGAGATCAACCTCGTGGCGCAGGATCTCGCGCACTATGGTCGCGATCGGCGCGACGGATTCGCCCTGCCCGAGTTGCTCGAAGCCCTTGTGCGCGAGACCAGCATTCCGTGGATTCGTAATCTTTACCTGTACAGCGCCGGCATCACGCCGCGGCTGCTGGAGGTGATTGCGGCGAATCCGCGCATCGTGCGCTACCTGGACACGCCCATGCAGCATGGCGCCGACGCCGTGCTGGCGCGCATGCGGCGCCCCGAACGGCAGAAGTCCATTCGCGAGCGACTGACGCGCTATCGCGACATCGTCCCAGACCTGACAGTGCGCACGACGGTCATTGTGGGGTTTCCGGGCGAGACCGAGGACGATTTCCAGGTGCTGTGCGACTTCCTGGAAGAGATGCAGTTTGATCGCGTCGGGTGCTTCACGTATTCGCCGCAGGAGGGGACGCGCGCGTACGACCTTGACGATGACGTGCCGGATTCCATCAAACGCGAGCGCAAGGAACGCATCGAGGAATTGCAGCGCGCCATCACCGGCGAACGCTATGAGCGATTCCTGGGGCGCGACACGCGGGTGCTGATCGACAGAGCGGGTGACGTGCCGGGCCAGTTGATTGCGCGCGCGCCGTGGCAGGCTGACGACATCGACGGGGTGGTGTATCTGTCGGGGAATGCCCCGCCGGGCGCGATGGTTGACGTGCGCATCGATTCGGTGGTGGACGACTACGATTTCCGCGCGACGTGGCACGCGTTGGTGGATGCGCCGGCGGCGCCGGTGCATCGCCCGTCCCGGCAGTTGCCCATGGCCGGCGCGCTGTCGTCCACCGTGGGCAGCTACGGTCGATGA
- a CDS encoding SET domain-containing protein-lysine N-methyltransferase, translating into MDFAVGHRGDLGQRCVRILVDRPAGTVLVSFADSPRLAEPSYLTVQLDADTHIRPSPAFLECVNHSCTPNVAFDMEQLALVAVRDLGAGDELVYFYPSTEWQMAQAFTCACGAAGCLGVIDGASHLSEALLAPYTLSPFIRAQLAIRAP; encoded by the coding sequence ATGGATTTTGCCGTCGGGCACCGCGGGGACCTTGGGCAGCGCTGCGTCCGCATCCTTGTTGACCGGCCGGCGGGAACGGTGCTGGTCAGCTTTGCCGACAGTCCCCGGTTGGCGGAGCCGTCCTATCTGACCGTCCAATTGGACGCGGATACGCACATTCGCCCGTCGCCCGCGTTTCTGGAGTGTGTGAACCACTCGTGCACGCCCAATGTGGCGTTCGACATGGAGCAGCTGGCGCTGGTTGCAGTACGTGACCTCGGGGCGGGTGACGAACTGGTGTACTTCTATCCAAGCACCGAATGGCAGATGGCGCAGGCGTTCACCTGTGCCTGCGGTGCGGCGGGGTGCCTGGGGGTGATCGACGGTGCCTCGCATCTGAGTGAGGCGCTGCTGGCGCCGTACACCCTCTCGCCCTTCATTCGGGCGCAACTGGCGATTCGCGCGCCCTGA
- a CDS encoding YajQ family cyclic di-GMP-binding protein — protein MASTYSFDVTTSVDLQEVDNAVNQAQKEVSQRFDFKGALVTIEFKRSESLVQLATDSDMRMEALFDMLQAKFIKRGVPVKNLDIGDVKPGGGDVLRREIKLKMALDSDTAKKVSACIKEAKLKKVQASIQGDQVRVTSPSKDDLQDAMAVLRKGDFGVELQFGNFR, from the coding sequence ATGGCATCGACCTATTCGTTCGACGTGACGACCAGCGTGGACCTGCAGGAAGTCGACAACGCGGTCAATCAAGCGCAGAAGGAAGTCAGCCAGCGGTTCGACTTCAAGGGCGCGCTGGTGACCATCGAGTTCAAGCGCTCGGAAAGCCTTGTCCAGTTGGCCACCGACAGCGACATGCGCATGGAAGCGCTGTTCGACATGCTGCAGGCCAAGTTCATCAAGCGCGGCGTGCCGGTGAAGAATCTGGACATCGGCGACGTGAAGCCGGGTGGCGGCGACGTGCTGCGTCGCGAGATCAAGCTCAAGATGGCGCTGGACAGCGACACCGCGAAGAAAGTCTCGGCGTGCATCAAGGAGGCCAAGCTGAAAAAGGTGCAGGCCTCCATTCAGGGGGACCAGGTGCGCGTGACATCGCCCAGCAAGGATGACCTGCAGGACGCCATGGCCGTGTTGCGCAAGGGCGATTTCGGAGTGGAGCTGCAGTTCGGCAACTTCCGATAG
- a CDS encoding RNA polymerase sigma factor RpoD/SigA has translation MAVTPTKKKAQYEEGSLDQYLRDISVYPLISREEEAELARRIRVSDQEALDKLVRSNLRFVVSVAKKYQNQGVSLSDLINEGNLGLIRAAHKFDETKGIKFISYAVWWIRQAILQALAEQSRIVRVPLNRAGTLHRIGKRANALLQELGREATHAEIAEGMDITEEEVAKTMSISQVHLSLDAPLTPGEDNRLLDYLADTVNPTPDEQTFEKALTEAIEDSLGSLKEREAKILRLYFGIDGSDPMTLEEIGAMLGITRERVRQIKEKALSRLRHVSRAKALESFLG, from the coding sequence ATGGCAGTAACGCCCACCAAAAAGAAGGCGCAGTACGAGGAAGGGTCGTTGGACCAGTATCTGCGCGACATCAGCGTGTATCCCCTGATCTCGCGCGAAGAAGAAGCCGAGTTGGCACGACGCATCCGCGTCAGTGATCAGGAGGCACTCGACAAGCTGGTGCGATCGAACCTGCGGTTCGTGGTGTCGGTGGCCAAGAAGTACCAGAATCAGGGCGTGTCGCTGTCCGACCTGATCAACGAGGGCAACCTTGGTCTGATTCGCGCGGCGCACAAGTTCGATGAGACGAAGGGGATCAAGTTCATCTCCTATGCCGTGTGGTGGATCCGGCAGGCCATCCTGCAGGCGTTGGCTGAGCAGTCGCGCATTGTGCGTGTGCCGCTCAATCGGGCGGGGACGCTCCACCGCATTGGCAAGCGGGCGAACGCGCTGTTGCAGGAACTGGGTCGCGAGGCCACGCACGCCGAGATCGCGGAGGGGATGGACATCACCGAGGAGGAGGTCGCCAAGACCATGTCCATCTCCCAGGTGCATCTCTCGCTCGATGCCCCTCTGACGCCGGGTGAGGACAATCGCCTGCTGGACTATCTGGCGGACACGGTGAATCCGACGCCGGATGAGCAGACGTTTGAGAAGGCGCTGACCGAGGCGATCGAGGATTCGCTGGGCAGCCTCAAGGAGCGCGAGGCCAAGATCCTGCGATTGTACTTCGGCATCGACGGTTCCGATCCGATGACGCTGGAAGAGATTGGCGCGATGCTGGGCATCACGCGTGAGCGTGTGCGACAGATCAAGGAAAAGGCGCTCTCGCGGTTGCGACACGTCTCGCGCGCCAAGGCCCTGGAAAGTTTTCTCGGATAA